One Sodalinema gerasimenkoae IPPAS B-353 DNA segment encodes these proteins:
- a CDS encoding peroxiredoxin, which produces MTSINVGDRAPNFSLKNQNGESVSLSDFKGEKAVVLYFYPKDNTPGCTAESCAFRDSYTTFSDAGAEVIGISGDSVSSHKQFAQKHNLPFTLLSDQGNQVRKLYGVPDTVLFILPGRVTYVIDKEGIVRHIFNSQLNFQGHINESLKVLQAA; this is translated from the coding sequence ATGACATCTATCAACGTCGGCGATCGCGCCCCCAACTTCAGCCTCAAGAACCAAAACGGCGAATCCGTGAGCCTCAGCGACTTTAAGGGGGAAAAAGCCGTAGTGCTGTATTTCTACCCCAAAGACAACACCCCCGGCTGTACCGCCGAATCCTGTGCCTTCCGAGACAGTTATACCACCTTCAGCGATGCGGGAGCCGAAGTGATTGGCATTAGTGGCGATTCCGTCTCCTCCCATAAGCAATTCGCCCAAAAACACAACCTCCCCTTTACCCTCCTGAGTGATCAGGGAAACCAGGTGCGTAAACTCTACGGAGTTCCCGACACCGTATTATTTATTCTCCCCGGTCGTGTCACCTATGTCATCGACAAAGAGGGCATTGTCCGTCATATTTTCAACTCCCAACTGAACTTCCAGGGACATATCAACGAATCCCTGAAAGTCCTCCAAGCTGCCTAA
- the dusA gene encoding tRNA dihydrouridine(20/20a) synthase DusA encodes MMDRTDRHFRFFLRQIARRPLLYTEMLTTGAILHGKRAKLLGFSPEEKPLALQVGGDDPRELAECARIAQDLGYDEVNLNVGCPSDRVQNGNFGACLMQEPQRVAEAITAMTQAVKIPVTVKHRIGVDECDRYEDMAEFVRIVSEAGCQRFTVHARKAWLKGLSPKENRTVPPLRYEDVYRLKRDFPHLFIEINGGFKELTQIREQYQYVDAVMVGRAAYDNPFLLATVDRDMYGEDYPLPTRSQVVEGMLGYCDRWVAHGYKLHSISRHMLQLFTGQPGTKAWKRYLSDHAHIPGAGAEVLTAALAQVPNPDLCPD; translated from the coding sequence ATGATGGATCGGACGGATCGCCACTTTCGCTTTTTCCTTCGGCAAATCGCACGCCGCCCCTTGCTTTATACAGAAATGTTGACAACAGGGGCAATTTTGCATGGAAAACGGGCCAAACTCTTGGGCTTTTCTCCAGAAGAAAAACCCCTGGCCCTGCAAGTTGGGGGAGATGATCCTCGGGAATTGGCTGAATGTGCCCGCATCGCTCAGGATTTGGGCTATGACGAGGTCAACTTGAATGTAGGCTGTCCGAGCGATCGCGTCCAGAATGGCAATTTTGGGGCCTGTTTGATGCAAGAGCCTCAACGCGTCGCCGAGGCCATCACGGCCATGACGCAAGCGGTGAAAATTCCGGTGACGGTGAAGCATCGCATCGGAGTCGATGAGTGCGATCGCTATGAGGATATGGCGGAGTTTGTGCGCATTGTCTCGGAGGCCGGATGTCAGCGGTTTACGGTTCATGCTCGCAAAGCTTGGCTGAAGGGACTCAGTCCCAAGGAAAATCGCACAGTTCCCCCGTTGCGTTATGAGGATGTCTACCGTCTCAAACGGGACTTTCCCCACCTGTTTATTGAAATTAATGGCGGCTTCAAAGAGTTAACCCAGATTCGCGAGCAATATCAGTATGTGGACGCGGTGATGGTGGGCCGGGCCGCCTATGATAATCCCTTTTTACTGGCGACGGTGGATCGGGATATGTATGGGGAGGACTATCCTCTTCCCACCCGCTCCCAGGTGGTAGAGGGAATGCTCGGCTATTGCGATCGCTGGGTGGCCCATGGCTATAAACTCCACAGTATTTCCCGTCATATGTTGCAACTGTTTACGGGCCAGCCGGGAACGAAAGCTTGGAAACGCTATCTCAGCGATCATGCTCATATTCCCGGTGCTGGGGCCGAAGTCTTAACTGCCGCCCTGGCCCAGGTTCCTAACCCGGATTTATGCCCCGACTAG